The proteins below come from a single Esox lucius isolate fEsoLuc1 chromosome 7, fEsoLuc1.pri, whole genome shotgun sequence genomic window:
- the LOC114839536 gene encoding olfactory receptor 11A1-like gives MNSSQFSSFILTGYSNTGQLNYLYFIIITMLYISILFSNTLFVVVICLERKLHKPMYLFLCSLFVNDLFGSIALFPALMTNLISDDHSVSTVHCFLQIFCIYSYANIEFVNVAVMSYDRYLAICYPLQYTILMTPKNVCVLVFLIWLCMFVHMFINVSLTVRLEFCGNVIDKLFCDNYLVVKLACSASDAAVNNIYGLLSYYFIVAVVFFTIVFCYTAILTICLKSSIATRKKALSTCTPHLASLLNFCFGCFFTVIQSRFDRPMNNVPIEVKTILSVYFVICQPLFNPIVYGVRMSKLRQACRNIIPVYLHPKP, from the coding sequence ATGAACTCATCCCAATTCAGTTCATTTATACTAACTGGATATAGCAACACTGGACAGTTGAATTACTTGTATTTCATTATAATAACTATgttatatatatctatattgtTTTCCAACACATTGTTTGTTGTGGTTATTTGTTTGGAGAGAAAACTTCACAAACCCATGTATCTGTTTTTGTGTAGTTTGTTTGTAAATGACTTGTTTGGAAGCATTGCTTTGTTTCCTGCTCTCATGACTAATTTGATTTCAGATGACCATTCAGTTTCTACTGTGCACTGTTTTCTACAGATCTTTTGTATATATTCATATGCAAATATTGAATTTGTTAATGTAGCCGTTATGTCCTATGACAGGTACTTAGCTATATGTTATCCACTACAGTATACCATCCTTATGACACccaagaatgtgtgtgttttagtcttTCTCATAtggttgtgtatgtttgtacatatgtttataaatgtgtcttTAACTGTTCGTTTGGAATTCTGTGGGAATGTTATAGACAAATTGTTTTGTGATAACTACCTTGTAGTGAAACTCGCCTGTTCAGCCTCTGATGCAGCAGTTAATAACATCTATGGCCTCttaagttattattttataGTTGCGGTCGTgttttttacaattgttttCTGTTATACTGCGATTCTGACTATTTGTCTGAAATCTTCCATTGCGACCAGAAAGAAAGCTTTGAGCACCTGTACTCCTCATTTGGCCTCACTTCTCAACTTCTGTTTTGGTTGTTTCTTTACTGTGATCCAGAGTAGATTTGACAGGCCAATGAATAATGTTCCAATTGAAGTTAAGACTATATTATCAGTGTATTTTGTGATTTGCCAGCCACTTTTTAACCCTATTGTGTATGGAGTCAGGATGTCTAAACTTAGACAGGCTTGTAGAAATATAATACCTGTATATCTGCACCCGAAACCTTAA
- the LOC105010401 gene encoding olfactory receptor 11A1-like, giving the protein MNATQFHSFILAGYSEIGQLKYLYLIIITSLYISILFSNTLFIVVIYMERSLHKPMYLFLCSLFVNDVYGSTALYPALMTNLVSDDHSISTVYCYLQIFCIYTYGCIEFGNLAVMSYDRYLAICYPLKYNILMTPKKVCILVFLIWLCMFVHMFINVYLTVCLEFCGNVIEKVYCDNYLVVKLACSAPDITVKNVYGLCGLVLFLAVPLFTIIFSYIKILTICLKSSTETRQKAVSTCTPHLASLLNFSFGCLINLLQSRFDKPLETFPPVLQTIISVYFLMCQPLFNPIVYGVRMSKIRQACRNILPVHLQQKT; this is encoded by the coding sequence ATGAACGCAACACAATTCCACTCATTTATACTAGCTGGATATAgtgaaattggacagttgaagtaCTTGTATTTAATTATAATAACTTCGTTATACATCTCTATATTGTTTTCCAACACATTGTTTATTGTGGTTATATATATGGAGAGAAGCCTTCACAAACCCATGTATCTGTTTCTGTGTAGTTTGTTTGTAAATGACGTGTATGGCAGCACTGCTTTGTATCCTGCTCTCATGACTAATTTGGTTTCAGATGACCATTCCATTTCCACTGTGTACTGTTATCTGCAGATCTTTTGTATTTATACATATGGATGTATTGAATTTGGTAATTTAGCAGTTATGTCCTATGACAGGTACCTTGCTATATGTTATCCGCTAAAATATAACATCCTTATGACACCAAAGAAGGtgtgtattttagtttttctaatatggttgtgtatgtttgtacatATGTtcataaatgtgtatttaactGTTTGTTTGGAATTCTGTGGGAATGTAATAGAAAAAGTGTACTGTGACAACTACCTTGTAGTGAAACTAGCCTGTTCTGCTCCTGATATAACTGTCAAAAATGTCTATGGACTCTGtggtcttgttttgtttttggctgTCCcgttatttacaattattttctcATATATTAAGattttgactatttgtttgaaATCTTCCACTGAGACTCGACAGAAAGCAGTCAGCACTTGTACTCCTCATCTGGCATCACTGCTGAACTTCTCTTTTGGCTGCCTAATAAATCTTCTCCAGAGTAGATTTGATAAGCCTTTGGAAACCTTTCCACCTGTACTTCAAACTATTATTTCAGTGTATTTCCTGATGTGTCAGCCCCTTTTTAATCCTATTGTGTATGGAGTTAGGATGTCTAAAATCAGACAGGCTTGTAGAAACATACTTCCTGTACATCTGCAACAGAAAACATAA